A portion of the Liberibacter crescens BT-1 genome contains these proteins:
- a CDS encoding CvpA family protein: MGITLFDIIFLSATLFSAILAMVRGLSREILSIANWACSAAAAYYLYHPLSNYTMQHISHQQAALYITAGGIFLITLIITSLMTMKVADIIIDSRIGFLDRTLGFLFGWARGLLLLTVAAAFLNLMVDINRQPSWISHSKSKPFLDIIIVHLKSFLPEQFTSLFEATVQQKKNTTESQTSEP, translated from the coding sequence ATGGGAATAACCCTTTTCGACATTATTTTTCTTTCAGCAACATTATTTTCAGCTATTCTAGCAATGGTACGTGGTCTATCTCGTGAGATTTTATCAATTGCCAATTGGGCTTGCTCAGCTGCAGCTGCATACTATTTATACCATCCTTTATCGAATTACACGATGCAACATATATCGCATCAACAAGCTGCACTTTATATCACAGCAGGAGGAATATTTTTAATTACCTTAATTATAACTTCTCTGATGACTATGAAAGTAGCCGATATTATTATTGATAGTCGTATTGGTTTTTTAGACAGAACATTAGGTTTCTTATTTGGATGGGCTCGTGGATTACTTCTTCTAACAGTTGCTGCTGCTTTCTTGAATTTAATGGTTGATATAAACAGACAACCCTCGTGGATTAGCCATTCTAAATCAAAACCTTTTCTAGATATTATAATAGTACACCTTAAATCATTTTTACCAGAACAATTTACGAGTCTCTTTGAAGCCACAGTTCAACAGAAAAAAAATACCACAGAATCCCAAACTAGTGAGCCATAA
- a CDS encoding L-cystine transporter gives MTSLFFSLNLAVFILIILFMARATYLNENLTKKIIASLTLGILFGLLLNMLYSENNPALKESIHWFDVVGHGYVRLLQMIVMPLVMISILNAVAKLHDVASLSKIGLLTISNLLFTTFISALVGIFIANLFGLTANGLIQGTQETNRLISIQDNYIKKVSNLSGPELILSFIPQNPFADLTGTSPTSIISVVIFAAFLGIATLQLLKKNQEKGQRAVTAIETLQLLVMETVRVVMKLSPYGILALMTKVVATSNLQDILKLGRFVIASYVAIMIMFIVHGILVMIAGVHPLKFFHKIWTVITFAFISRSSAATIPLNVEAQTRLLGVPESIANFSASFGATIGQNGCAGLYPAMLAVMVAPTVAINPLDPTWIAKLVGVVTLSSFGVGGVGGGATFAALIVLPTMGLPITLVALLISVEPLIDMGRTALNVSGAMTAGLITSQILRKSKKS, from the coding sequence ATGACATCTCTTTTTTTCTCTCTTAATCTAGCAGTGTTTATACTTATCATTTTATTTATGGCGAGAGCGACTTATCTCAATGAGAATCTTACCAAAAAAATAATAGCAAGCCTGACGCTGGGAATATTATTTGGGCTTCTTCTGAATATGCTCTATAGTGAAAACAATCCAGCTCTAAAGGAATCTATACACTGGTTTGATGTTGTAGGTCATGGTTATGTACGCTTATTACAAATGATAGTTATGCCCTTGGTCATGATTTCTATTCTTAATGCCGTTGCCAAGCTGCACGATGTTGCTTCTCTTAGTAAAATTGGTCTATTAACCATTAGCAATCTTCTATTCACAACATTTATTTCCGCGCTTGTAGGCATTTTTATTGCTAACCTCTTTGGGCTCACGGCTAATGGGCTAATACAAGGAACACAGGAGACAAACCGCTTAATTTCAATTCAGGACAACTATATCAAGAAAGTAAGCAATTTATCCGGACCAGAACTCATATTATCATTTATTCCTCAAAATCCTTTTGCTGATCTAACAGGCACCAGTCCAACCTCCATTATCAGTGTTGTTATTTTTGCAGCGTTTCTAGGAATAGCAACATTACAACTTTTGAAGAAGAATCAAGAAAAAGGTCAGCGTGCAGTAACAGCTATTGAAACCCTTCAATTATTAGTAATGGAAACTGTACGGGTAGTTATGAAGCTGAGCCCCTACGGGATTCTTGCCCTGATGACGAAGGTTGTCGCTACTTCTAACCTGCAGGATATTTTAAAATTAGGTCGCTTTGTTATCGCTTCCTATGTTGCAATTATGATTATGTTTATTGTTCATGGCATACTCGTTATGATAGCTGGTGTTCATCCTTTGAAGTTTTTTCATAAAATATGGACAGTTATTACCTTTGCATTTATAAGTCGATCCAGTGCTGCAACTATACCTTTAAATGTAGAGGCACAAACTCGTCTTCTAGGAGTGCCAGAATCTATAGCTAACTTCTCTGCTTCATTCGGTGCCACAATTGGACAAAATGGCTGTGCAGGCTTGTATCCAGCAATGCTTGCAGTAATGGTTGCTCCAACTGTTGCCATTAATCCGCTAGATCCGACATGGATTGCAAAATTGGTAGGAGTTGTCACATTAAGTTCATTTGGAGTTGGAGGAGTAGGTGGTGGTGCGACATTTGCTGCATTAATTGTTCTCCCAACAATGGGTTTGCCTATAACTCTGGTTGCATTGCTAATCTCAGTAGAGCCTCTTATTGATATGGGACGTACTGCTCTTAATGTAAGCGGAGCAATGACAGCTGGTTTGATTACTAGTCAAATTCTCAGAAAATCAAAAAAAAGTTAA
- the alr gene encoding alanine racemase yields MIDSISYTNQLLRFKEADLRLKVDLVALADNWRSLIQKSGTARTSAVIKANAYGLGVESIARTLYKIGAKDFFVATVDEGKKLRPYVPQAQIFVLNGIWPGEETSLFNSKLIPVISSQEQLDFYMSMLTHYGPYCCALQIDTGLNRLGLSLKEATALSQKLSDEKKSTLLLIMSHLACGNDPSSPMNIAQLEAFRTVISAYPGIEASLSASGGIFLGKEYHFQLTRPGIAIYGGNSIKNHYNMKPVVTAEARILMIREAKIGETVSYGGKKKLTRDSRIAIASIGYADGYPLSLSSADIHPNTKILGGNGFINGHMLPILGQVTMDMTMFDVTNIPEIKIGDYIQVFGSDLKIDEVAHTAGTTSYEMLLRLGNRYKRLYSLE; encoded by the coding sequence TTGATAGATTCAATCTCTTACACAAATCAACTTTTAAGATTCAAAGAAGCAGACCTGCGATTAAAAGTTGATCTTGTAGCTCTTGCTGATAACTGGAGAAGTCTGATACAGAAGTCAGGTACCGCTCGAACATCTGCAGTTATCAAAGCGAATGCTTATGGCTTAGGTGTGGAATCAATAGCCCGCACTTTATATAAAATTGGGGCAAAAGATTTTTTTGTAGCTACTGTAGATGAAGGGAAAAAATTACGCCCTTACGTACCACAAGCACAAATCTTTGTCTTGAATGGCATATGGCCAGGTGAAGAAACTTCCTTATTCAACTCAAAGCTTATTCCGGTTATTTCTTCGCAAGAACAGCTTGATTTTTATATGTCAATGCTTACTCATTACGGTCCCTACTGTTGTGCTTTACAAATTGATACTGGTCTTAATAGGCTGGGTCTTAGCTTAAAAGAAGCCACGGCTCTTTCTCAAAAATTATCTGATGAAAAAAAATCAACCTTGTTACTAATTATGAGCCATCTTGCTTGCGGGAATGATCCAAGCTCACCGATGAATATTGCCCAATTAGAGGCATTTCGTACCGTTATCTCTGCCTATCCAGGGATAGAAGCAAGTTTATCTGCTTCAGGGGGGATCTTCCTTGGGAAAGAATACCATTTTCAATTAACCCGTCCCGGAATTGCTATTTATGGAGGAAATTCCATAAAAAACCACTATAATATGAAACCTGTTGTCACAGCAGAAGCGCGAATTTTGATGATTCGAGAAGCAAAAATTGGGGAGACTGTAAGCTATGGCGGGAAAAAAAAATTAACTCGTGATAGTCGTATAGCAATTGCTTCTATTGGCTATGCAGATGGTTATCCTCTTTCTCTTTCAAGTGCTGATATCCATCCAAATACAAAAATTTTAGGAGGAAATGGTTTTATAAATGGACATATGCTGCCTATTCTAGGACAGGTAACAATGGACATGACAATGTTTGATGTAACCAATATTCCTGAAATAAAAATAGGTGACTATATTCAAGTCTTTGGTTCTGACTTAAAAATAGATGAAGTAGCTCATACAGCTGGAACAACAAGTTATGAAATGCTTCTCAGGCTTGGAAACCGTTATAAGAGGCTCTATTCATTAGAATAA
- a CDS encoding peptidylprolyl isomerase — protein sequence MEMMRKVSRTWIAKGFLLLFVISFSIWGISSNDIFHSSGSSTVISVGHQKISANFFRNVWKQELALVSQQLGFQITPEQAQAFGIERKISENLIGGAAIDQFAEDLNMGVSRDYLAKNIAQQAMFKGADGKFDEKIFAARLLNAGISESEYITINKQMILRSEMFNLLLGGVKAPKALFDELLRYYNEMRSIEYIVLTKNNIDPISPPKDEIVKKWFETVRGNYRSPEYRKIVYLFLDVNEKAKTFSLTDDELRAEYEKRKEEYRIPGNRTLEQLLFPNKKVAMSALKSIKDGRKTFDDLIRESGKKPADILLGTFTKEQVPNQFLVDPVFAVTEEGGTTDVINGPFGSVIVRVTHINKDRIKAFEEIKEELSQSIRLIKARQSIAETYTKYNKLLSEGKSLEEIAKSNNLHIEELSPVDASGLDIHGQKIYKNIPYFQDLVSRAFEVQKGVESDPLSFPDGSYMWFEVKDIVPDRDRGFEEVRSKVINDWIHEKEQESLSERARSLVDEVKKGRNFSDIAANFHLEIKNKVGIMREQEDNFLGHEGEVAVFSGPLGITGNFLTKGNSEQVIFRVIKSEVVTSKKPSFSMELLEENLRQNLLEEIVASLKNKYKIYFNYQLMKKWMQ from the coding sequence ATGGAAATGATGAGAAAGGTTTCTCGTACTTGGATAGCAAAGGGTTTTTTATTACTTTTTGTTATTTCCTTTAGTATTTGGGGTATATCATCGAATGATATATTCCATTCTTCAGGTTCTTCAACGGTTATTTCAGTTGGACATCAAAAGATTTCAGCTAATTTTTTCCGCAATGTTTGGAAGCAGGAGCTGGCTCTTGTCTCGCAGCAATTAGGTTTTCAGATTACTCCAGAGCAAGCCCAGGCTTTTGGGATTGAGCGAAAGATATCTGAGAATTTGATTGGAGGTGCAGCGATTGATCAGTTTGCTGAAGATCTAAATATGGGAGTTTCTCGCGATTATTTGGCTAAAAATATTGCACAGCAAGCTATGTTCAAGGGAGCAGATGGTAAATTTGATGAGAAAATTTTTGCAGCTCGGCTCCTTAATGCTGGTATTTCTGAAAGTGAATATATCACAATTAATAAACAAATGATTTTGCGCTCTGAGATGTTTAATTTGCTATTAGGTGGCGTCAAGGCACCTAAAGCACTTTTTGATGAATTATTACGTTATTATAATGAAATGAGATCTATTGAATATATTGTGCTGACTAAGAACAATATTGATCCGATATCTCCGCCAAAAGATGAAATTGTTAAGAAGTGGTTTGAAACAGTACGAGGTAATTATCGTAGTCCTGAGTATCGTAAAATTGTTTATTTATTTCTTGATGTTAATGAAAAAGCAAAGACTTTTTCACTAACAGACGATGAATTACGAGCAGAATATGAGAAGCGAAAAGAGGAATATCGTATTCCAGGGAATCGTACTCTGGAACAACTTTTGTTTCCTAATAAAAAAGTTGCTATGTCTGCTCTTAAGTCAATCAAGGATGGAAGAAAAACCTTTGATGATCTCATCAGAGAATCTGGGAAAAAACCAGCCGATATTTTATTAGGAACCTTTACAAAAGAGCAGGTGCCTAATCAATTTTTGGTTGATCCTGTTTTTGCTGTTACTGAAGAAGGGGGGACAACTGATGTTATTAATGGGCCTTTCGGGTCTGTCATTGTTAGAGTTACCCATATCAATAAGGACAGGATAAAAGCATTTGAGGAAATCAAGGAAGAATTAAGTCAAAGTATACGTTTAATCAAGGCGCGTCAATCAATTGCAGAAACATATACAAAATACAATAAGTTGCTTTCTGAAGGAAAAAGTCTTGAAGAAATTGCAAAGAGTAATAATCTTCATATAGAAGAGTTATCTCCAGTTGACGCCTCTGGACTTGATATTCATGGCCAGAAAATTTATAAGAATATTCCTTATTTTCAAGATTTGGTTTCTCGAGCATTTGAAGTTCAAAAAGGAGTTGAAAGTGATCCCTTATCATTTCCAGATGGTAGTTATATGTGGTTTGAGGTAAAGGATATCGTTCCTGATCGAGATAGAGGTTTTGAAGAAGTTCGATCTAAAGTTATAAATGATTGGATACATGAAAAAGAACAGGAGTCGTTATCTGAGCGCGCTAGAAGTTTAGTAGATGAAGTGAAAAAAGGGCGTAATTTTTCAGACATTGCTGCTAATTTTCATTTAGAGATTAAAAATAAAGTTGGTATTATGCGTGAACAAGAAGATAATTTCTTAGGGCATGAGGGTGAAGTAGCAGTTTTTTCTGGTCCTTTAGGAATAACAGGTAATTTTTTAACTAAAGGAAATTCAGAGCAGGTTATTTTTAGAGTTATAAAATCTGAAGTTGTTACTTCAAAGAAGCCATCTTTTTCTATGGAGTTATTAGAAGAGAATTTAAGACAGAATCTTCTAGAAGAGATTGTTGCTAGTCTTAAGAATAAGTATAAAATTTATTTTAATTATCAGCTCATGAAAAAATGGATGCAGTGA
- a CDS encoding SDR family NAD(P)-dependent oxidoreductase, whose translation MGTSLEGQIALVTGASRGIGYYTTLELAKAGAHVIACARTTSSLEALKNEIQKFSQKIDVLTLDLEDMEAIDNLNPYIKNHWGKLDILVVNAAILGPISPLVEVDAKSFSEVMTVNVISTWRLIKALEPLLVKSDCSSSIILSSGAAHKCRPYWGVYSASKAAVEALARTWAKETENTALKIITLDPGATRTTMRAQAMPKEDPATVKHPKEIAKVITSLVFSPKKVTGKLFSVQQNRFLD comes from the coding sequence ATGGGTACTAGTTTAGAAGGCCAAATAGCTCTTGTTACCGGCGCATCGCGTGGGATTGGCTACTATACAACTTTAGAACTCGCTAAAGCAGGAGCACATGTCATCGCTTGTGCTCGAACAACCTCAAGTTTAGAAGCCCTTAAGAATGAAATCCAAAAGTTTTCACAAAAAATTGACGTATTGACACTTGACTTAGAAGATATGGAAGCTATTGATAACTTAAATCCTTATATAAAGAATCATTGGGGAAAATTAGATATTCTAGTTGTAAATGCTGCTATACTTGGACCGATTTCTCCACTTGTAGAAGTAGATGCGAAATCTTTTTCAGAGGTGATGACAGTAAATGTCATTTCTACTTGGCGTTTAATAAAAGCTCTTGAACCTCTATTAGTAAAATCAGACTGTAGCAGCTCTATCATTCTTTCTTCTGGCGCAGCTCATAAATGCCGTCCTTACTGGGGAGTATATTCTGCTTCCAAAGCAGCCGTTGAAGCGCTTGCTCGTACTTGGGCGAAAGAAACTGAAAATACCGCTCTAAAAATTATAACTCTAGATCCAGGAGCAACCCGCACAACTATGAGAGCTCAAGCTATGCCAAAAGAGGATCCTGCAACAGTGAAGCATCCAAAAGAGATCGCTAAGGTTATAACCTCACTTGTTTTTTCCCCAAAAAAAGTAACAGGTAAATTGTTTTCGGTTCAACAGAATCGCTTTTTAGACTAA
- the radA gene encoding DNA repair protein RadA translates to MVKYRNQFICQNCGSIYSRWSGKCDACGEWNTITEDSTIKDIHYHLNQKSKKGTPVSLIMLSDTIEEQPRIETEICELDRVIGGGFVKGSVILVGGDPGIGKSTLLMQAAAALARNDYRVIYVSGEEAAGQIRLRAQRLGANDSNVALAVETNVENILATLSEGQRPDLVIIDSIQTLWSETAQSVPGTVMQVRTSVQVMIQYAKKNNVSIVLVGHVTKEGQIAGPRVIEHMVDAVLYFEGNTQYNYRILRSIKNRFGATDEIGVFEMSDTGLKEIENPSQLFLSERNTKAPGTAVFAGREGSRSLLVEIQSLVSPSSFSMPRRTTVGCDSSRLAMILAVLETHCKIKLSTYDVYLNVAGGYRISETAADLAVAAALLSSLFSLALPTDCIYLGEISLSGAVRPIGHTLQRLKEAEKLGFSSSVLPNFSIEEFKVDSIHRSYIDNINSLAKKISNFQPIQKIY, encoded by the coding sequence ATGGTAAAATATCGCAATCAATTTATATGTCAAAATTGTGGCAGCATCTATTCCCGATGGTCAGGGAAATGTGATGCATGCGGAGAATGGAATACTATTACTGAAGATAGCACAATTAAAGATATTCATTATCATTTAAATCAAAAATCTAAAAAAGGAACTCCGGTTTCTCTCATTATGCTCTCTGATACAATAGAAGAACAGCCGCGCATTGAAACTGAGATTTGTGAACTTGATCGTGTAATAGGTGGAGGTTTTGTCAAGGGTTCAGTTATTTTAGTTGGCGGAGACCCTGGAATTGGAAAATCCACATTATTAATGCAAGCAGCGGCAGCTTTAGCAAGAAATGATTATCGTGTCATATATGTCTCTGGTGAAGAAGCTGCAGGCCAAATCAGATTGCGTGCTCAACGGCTTGGTGCAAATGACAGTAATGTTGCCTTGGCTGTTGAAACAAATGTAGAAAATATTCTTGCAACTCTTTCAGAAGGGCAGCGCCCAGACCTAGTTATCATAGATTCAATACAGACATTATGGAGCGAAACAGCACAATCTGTACCCGGAACAGTAATGCAGGTACGTACAAGCGTACAAGTTATGATTCAATATGCTAAAAAAAACAATGTCTCTATAGTACTGGTTGGACATGTTACAAAAGAAGGACAAATTGCTGGTCCCCGTGTTATCGAACATATGGTAGATGCTGTTTTATATTTTGAAGGCAATACCCAATATAATTATCGCATATTACGTAGTATAAAAAATCGGTTTGGAGCCACAGATGAAATAGGTGTTTTTGAAATGTCTGATACAGGACTAAAAGAAATAGAAAACCCTTCTCAGCTTTTTCTTTCAGAACGCAATACCAAAGCTCCAGGAACAGCTGTTTTTGCAGGAAGAGAAGGTAGCCGCTCTTTATTAGTAGAGATTCAATCATTAGTATCCCCTAGTTCTTTTAGTATGCCCAGAAGGACTACCGTAGGATGTGATTCATCTCGCTTGGCGATGATTTTGGCTGTATTGGAAACTCACTGCAAGATAAAACTTAGTACTTATGACGTTTATCTCAATGTAGCAGGTGGTTATCGCATTTCAGAAACAGCTGCTGATCTAGCTGTTGCAGCAGCATTACTTTCTTCTTTATTTTCTCTTGCTCTACCCACTGACTGTATCTATCTAGGAGAGATAAGTCTTTCAGGTGCTGTAAGACCTATTGGACACACTTTACAACGTCTCAAAGAAGCAGAAAAACTTGGCTTTTCTTCTTCTGTTTTGCCAAATTTTTCTATAGAAGAGTTCAAAGTTGATTCAATTCATAGAAGCTATATTGATAACATAAACAGCCTTGCAAAAAAAATCAGCAATTTTCAACCTATACAAAAAATTTACTAA
- the cysS gene encoding cysteine--tRNA ligase has protein sequence MHERLKLYNTLTREKSEFQPIDPKSIKMYVCGPTVYDFIHIGNGRPIVVFDTLYRLLQHIYGIKSVTYVRNITDVDDKINARALQDYPSIPINDSIRILTKKNENQFFKDTIELGCLEPTYQPRATEHIVQMIDTIKLLLLRGHAYEANGEILFDVSSDPNYGQLSKRKLYSQKTKARVLAEKHKKNPADFVLWKLSSEKEPSWQSPWGKGRPGWHIECSAMSRYYLGNFFDIHGGGLDLIFPHHENEITQSCCAYNIQKTANVWMHNGFLQLEGKKMSKSTGNFITINDLLITNKFGGRSWSGLVLRLAMLMTHYRDPINFSIRRLEEAEQLLSKWPKIESSEEPPDPSVISPLLDDLNTVEAIKALHKLAQTANKNHKLLSIFSSSARILGLQPKEKFCDRELLDKIEELIKKRLRFLELKNFVAADHIRDTLRQKGILLKDHKDPINGQRFTTWEK, from the coding sequence ATGCATGAAAGGTTAAAATTATACAATACTCTTACTCGTGAAAAATCTGAATTTCAGCCAATAGATCCTAAAAGCATCAAAATGTATGTCTGCGGTCCAACTGTTTATGATTTTATACATATCGGCAACGGACGGCCTATTGTTGTTTTTGATACCTTATATCGGTTATTACAACATATTTATGGAATAAAATCTGTAACCTATGTACGTAATATTACTGACGTTGATGATAAAATTAATGCACGTGCCTTACAAGACTACCCATCTATCCCTATTAATGATTCTATTCGTATTTTAACAAAAAAAAACGAAAATCAATTTTTCAAAGATACAATAGAACTAGGTTGCTTAGAACCCACATATCAACCACGCGCTACCGAACATATTGTGCAAATGATTGATACAATTAAGCTTCTCTTACTTCGAGGCCATGCTTATGAAGCTAATGGAGAAATATTATTCGATGTAAGTTCTGATCCAAATTATGGACAGCTTTCTAAGCGTAAGCTCTATTCACAAAAAACAAAAGCACGTGTGTTAGCTGAAAAACATAAGAAAAACCCTGCTGATTTTGTCCTATGGAAACTTTCGAGCGAAAAAGAGCCCAGTTGGCAATCTCCTTGGGGCAAAGGACGTCCTGGCTGGCACATAGAATGCTCTGCAATGAGCAGATATTATCTTGGTAACTTTTTTGACATTCACGGAGGAGGCCTTGATTTAATTTTTCCACATCATGAAAATGAAATCACTCAATCATGCTGCGCTTACAATATACAAAAAACAGCTAATGTTTGGATGCACAATGGATTTTTACAATTAGAAGGAAAAAAAATGTCAAAATCCACAGGAAATTTTATTACCATAAATGATCTTTTAATAACAAATAAATTTGGAGGACGTTCCTGGTCTGGCCTAGTATTACGTTTAGCTATGTTAATGACTCACTACCGTGATCCTATTAATTTTTCGATTAGACGTTTAGAAGAAGCAGAACAATTGTTATCTAAATGGCCAAAGATTGAAAGCTCAGAAGAACCTCCTGATCCTTCAGTTATTTCTCCGCTTCTTGATGATCTTAATACAGTAGAAGCTATAAAAGCGCTACACAAGTTAGCACAAACAGCAAATAAAAATCATAAGCTTCTTTCTATTTTTTCTTCTAGTGCTCGTATTTTAGGTTTACAACCTAAAGAAAAATTCTGCGATAGAGAACTTCTTGATAAAATTGAAGAATTAATAAAAAAACGCCTTAGATTTTTGGAATTAAAAAACTTTGTTGCTGCTGATCATATTCGTGATACTCTGAGACAAAAAGGCATTCTACTCAAAGATCATAAAGACCCAATCAATGGCCAACGATTTACAACATGGGAAAAATAA
- the purF gene encoding amidophosphoribosyltransferase produces the protein MSTPFKISYPEKLEKNQLNEKCGVFGILGHEDAASLTAVGLHALQHRGQEAAGIASFNGENFYSERHMGLVGDHYTNQKTLARLPGNMAIGHVRYSTTGETILRNVQPLFADLEVGGIAIAHNGNFTNGLALRRELIASGAIFQSTSDTEAVLHLIARSKCSSSSARFIDALKHVQGAYSIIAITRTKLIAVRDPIGIRPLVMGELNGKPIFCSETCALDIIGAKYIRDIENGEIVICELNNNGSITVDSRKLPNPPSERICMFEYIYFARPDSIVGGRSIYVARKNMGINLAKEAPVDADIIVPVPDGGVPAAIGYSQESGIPFEQGIIRNHYVGRTFIEPVQQIRAFGVKLKHSSNLTIIKGSRVALIDDSIVRGTTSMKIVEMIRDAGAKEVHLRIASPMILYPDFYGIDIPDPRALIANQCSSLKEMCQVIGADSLEFLSINGLYRAICNAPRNPDKPQFSDHCFTGDYPTPLKDQETKNNLYKLSLMANS, from the coding sequence ATGAGTACTCCGTTTAAAATCTCTTACCCTGAAAAACTGGAAAAAAATCAACTTAACGAGAAATGTGGCGTCTTCGGCATTCTTGGACATGAAGATGCAGCATCTTTGACAGCAGTCGGTCTGCATGCCCTTCAACATCGTGGACAAGAAGCTGCAGGAATAGCCTCTTTTAATGGAGAAAATTTTTATTCTGAAAGGCATATGGGCCTAGTAGGCGATCATTATACAAATCAAAAAACCCTCGCACGTCTACCTGGTAATATGGCAATCGGACATGTCCGATATTCAACAACCGGAGAAACAATACTACGAAATGTACAGCCATTATTTGCAGATCTTGAAGTAGGTGGTATCGCGATTGCGCATAACGGTAACTTTACTAATGGCTTGGCTTTGCGTAGGGAATTAATTGCTAGTGGAGCTATCTTCCAATCTACTTCTGATACAGAAGCTGTCCTCCATCTTATAGCTCGTTCAAAATGTTCTTCTTCTTCTGCACGTTTTATTGATGCCTTAAAGCATGTTCAAGGCGCTTATTCAATTATAGCTATCACACGAACAAAGTTAATTGCCGTTCGTGATCCTATTGGTATTCGACCCTTGGTAATGGGAGAATTAAATGGTAAGCCTATCTTCTGTTCTGAAACATGTGCTCTTGATATTATAGGTGCAAAATATATTCGTGATATCGAAAATGGTGAAATCGTTATTTGTGAATTAAATAATAACGGCTCTATCACAGTCGATTCCCGTAAGCTTCCGAACCCTCCCTCAGAACGGATCTGTATGTTTGAGTATATTTATTTTGCTCGTCCCGATTCAATTGTTGGAGGAAGAAGTATATATGTTGCACGAAAAAATATGGGAATTAATTTAGCAAAAGAAGCTCCAGTTGATGCGGATATAATTGTTCCAGTTCCAGATGGAGGCGTACCAGCAGCTATAGGTTACTCACAAGAAAGTGGTATTCCTTTTGAACAAGGCATAATTCGTAATCATTACGTAGGACGTACCTTTATTGAACCAGTACAACAAATACGTGCTTTTGGAGTAAAACTCAAGCACTCTTCCAATTTAACAATTATTAAAGGATCTCGCGTAGCACTGATTGATGATTCAATTGTACGCGGAACCACATCAATGAAAATTGTTGAAATGATAAGAGATGCAGGTGCCAAGGAAGTACATCTACGTATAGCAAGTCCGATGATTCTATACCCTGATTTCTATGGTATAGATATTCCTGATCCTAGAGCACTGATTGCTAATCAATGCTCTTCTCTTAAAGAAATGTGTCAGGTTATTGGTGCTGACTCTTTAGAATTTTTATCTATTAATGGTCTATATCGAGCTATATGTAATGCACCTCGTAATCCTGATAAACCTCAGTTTTCTGATCATTGTTTTACAGGTGATTACCCAACTCCTCTTAAAGATCAAGAAACCAAAAACAACTTATATAAATTATCTTTGATGGCTAATAGTTAA
- the rarD gene encoding EamA family transporter RarD, producing MKTSSLKLSYYSTDNFLGLTYGLSAYTCWGFLPLYIKLMDHLPLLEVLSHRILWSLPILFIVIVFTQSINELKASLKNLHTLAITFLTSIIIACNWGLYMWGITSGNTLDTVLGYFINPLFSIAFGAILLKEKLTRLQIVAVILTCIAVTIIIVNMGRLPWLALSIAISWSLYGLLRKAIPINPNQGLFIEILILSFPAALIASWFYRTGQSHFLYKGEYDTMLLIGFGFITGTLLSLFANATKYLKLSTLGMVQYVSPTISFLIAVLVFKEKVTRIDMITFIIIWTAIIIYITSNFLEKKNLEKNKI from the coding sequence ATGAAAACATCATCTCTTAAGCTCTCCTACTACTCAACAGATAATTTTCTTGGACTTACTTATGGATTATCTGCTTATACTTGTTGGGGATTTTTGCCTTTATATATAAAACTTATGGATCATCTTCCTCTCCTTGAAGTTCTTAGTCACCGAATTTTATGGTCATTACCCATACTCTTTATCGTTATCGTATTCACACAATCCATTAATGAACTAAAAGCTTCCTTGAAAAATCTTCATACGTTAGCAATAACTTTTCTAACATCTATAATAATAGCATGTAATTGGGGCCTCTACATGTGGGGGATTACTTCAGGAAATACTCTCGATACAGTGCTTGGTTATTTTATTAACCCACTTTTTTCTATAGCTTTTGGAGCAATACTCCTCAAAGAAAAGCTAACGCGACTACAAATAGTAGCAGTAATACTAACATGCATCGCAGTAACAATCATAATTGTTAATATGGGAAGATTACCATGGCTAGCTTTAAGCATAGCAATATCATGGAGCTTGTATGGACTGTTACGAAAAGCTATACCTATAAATCCTAATCAAGGTCTCTTTATTGAAATTCTTATCCTCTCATTTCCAGCAGCCTTGATTGCCTCATGGTTTTACAGAACAGGGCAAAGCCATTTTTTATATAAAGGTGAATATGACACAATGCTTTTGATAGGCTTTGGTTTTATCACGGGTACTTTGCTGAGTCTCTTTGCTAATGCGACAAAATACCTAAAACTATCAACTCTGGGAATGGTACAGTATGTTTCACCAACTATTTCTTTTTTAATTGCAGTTCTTGTCTTCAAGGAAAAAGTTACTAGGATAGATATGATAACCTTTATTATTATATGGACTGCTATAATCATTTATATTACATCGAATTTTTTGGAAAAGAAAAATCTAGAAAAAAATAAAATTTAA